The sequence TtcctaatttttttgatgatgcgaaaactttttttttttttttttaaatacgcTTGtgaaaaattcttttttttttttaaaaaaaatatgcttgctaaaatttcttctttttcaaaaaataatatgcttGAGAaagtttctttttatttaaaaaaaaaaaaaaaatgtatgcgAAAAGatctttttctttaagaaaaaatacgaatgcgaattttttttttttttttctgtgtgTAACATGGCTtcacatatatgtttacgCATGTGCACGAAGTGGATATAGGTATACGATTTTTAAAACGTATGAACTGAGTTATTCTGAATAGTTTAAGCATATATGGTGGTGTGTgtataactatatatatatatatgttgcaGATATATACAAACTTGTGCTATGTTTCCCCTATTGTGATgatcttttttataacagCATCTCACTGCCTACTCCTTCACCTGCGAAGCGGAAAGCTAAGACGTACATGGCGTGCATAATGTACATGGCATACATCTCCTGAGAACACCTTTTCAAAATGGGAAAACACATCGTTAGTCTGTTTATCGATAACTACGATTCATATTCCTACAACATCGTCAATTATTTGCACAAGGTAAACCGTGCAGAACCTATAATAGTATACCCGGATAAATTGaattttaatgaattcaTGAGAAACTACTATGATATAATTGACAATATTGTTATATCTCCAGGGTATGGTAACCCTGAAACAAATACAAACAATGATTTAGTGATAGAAATAttgaagaataaaattaatatgccTATTTTAGGCATATGTTATGGGCATCAATTAATATGCTACTTTTATGGGtgtaaaattgaaaaagtaaaaaatatgtttcatGGTAATACaaacattattaatatatgcaaTGATGAAAGGAGAGGAGTAtgtgttttatttaataacataaaagataaattCAAAGCAGTTTGCTATAACTCTTTAAAAGTAAGTGAACAACATATGAGTgataaattacatataacctgttattctatttatttaaatgaatatattgtAATGGGCACTCAACATAAACACTTACCTTACTACACTGTTCAGTATCATCCCGAATCGGTTGGAACTGATTTTAATATTgtcttttttgaaaattttaaaaatatcactttaaaatatattaatacaaataaagaCATTAAAGTTAACATAttagaatataaattatcaacgaattttgaaaaaaaaaaaataaagaatgtTAAGAATGGTGTACTACAACAATGCACATGGAAACtaacaattttaaatatcgtggggttaaaaaatatttgcgCAATTGCTTacgaaatatttaaaaatattgcgTATTGTGAAGATGACATATGTTTTTGGCTTGATAGTAATCATGAAATTTTATACAAAGAAAAGGAGAGGAGTTCAATTGAGGGGGGAAATACCACCTCTGATAAGGTTAGCTTCGATGAAATGCTAAATAATTCTAGGTTTTCTTACATGGGCAATACCAAAGGGGTTCTAAGTGAGGTTATAGagtactactactgctatgGAACAAATAATCATGAAAGAAATAACTTGGAAAAAGGGTCGTGCGAAGAGAGGGACTGCCAAAAGAGCAATTGCGAACATTTTAATAGCGTTGTTGTAAACTTGACGAGAGAAAAAAGTGGTAACAAGTACCGAATTAACTATCACACAGATAAGCATGACAGCTGTTTGGTTCACCACTTGAACGAAAGGATTGAGCGCTTTAAAGATAATTTTACTATTGATTATAAGCGGGTACACATACATGACCTCCTCGAGAGCAGCGAAAAAGAATCAAACAATAGAACATATGAAAGTAATAGAACCAATATTAGTAGGAGCGCCAATGTTAGTAGCAACATAGGCCTGGGTACCTCTACTAATACCGTTAACGGGCAGAAGAAGCTGCTAGAGTACTGTGTAAATggatataatgaatattccTCAGGAGAGAACCATGGGGACGATGGTAAGTGCTCCAAAAACGAAGTAGAAGAAGACGAATTTATAAATAGTAAAGACTCGTGTTTAATGGGTTACTTTGGTTTCTTTAACTACGAATACAAATATGAAAcaatcaaaaatatatatggaaaaaaatatgaacacgTAAGAAGTGACAGTGAAGAGGGTTCTTACCCTGTCtctgtatttattttacccCAGAATTTCATTGCTCTGAATATGCCAAAAAATAGCGTTTATTTAATTTCGCTTTTGCCAGAAGAACAATCTTTTAAAAGCTACCTTTCGAGCTTACCCAATGACCATAACATCAACGAAATGGAAGAGAAATTAACCATGACAGAGTTACAAAATGGGTTAAGTACTTCATCGAAGCGTAGTCCATGTGACTACCACTCCTGCTTTCATCAACACTACCGCTACTCATATGAGGatatcaaaaattataatgatcAATGGATTTATGGCACGTCATATAAAATTCGtcatattgtaaaaaatttgat comes from Plasmodium malariae genome assembly, chromosome: 7 and encodes:
- the PmUG01_07033900 gene encoding para-aminobenzoic acid synthetase, putative, which gives rise to MGKHIVSLFIDNYDSYSYNIVNYLHKVNRAEPIIVYPDKLNFNEFMRNYYDIIDNIVISPGYGNPETNTNNDLVIEILKNKINMPILGICYGHQLICYFYGCKIEKVKNMFHGNTNIINICNDERRGVCVLFNNIKDKFKAVCYNSLKVSEQHMSDKLHITCYSIYLNEYIVMGTQHKHLPYYTVQYHPESVGTDFNIVFFENFKNITLKYINTNKDIKVNILEYKLSTNFEKKKIKNVKNGVLQQCTWKLTILNIVGLKNICAIAYEIFKNIAYCEDDICFWLDSNHEILYKEKERSSIEGGNTTSDKVSFDEMLNNSRFSYMGNTKGVLSEVIEYYYCYGTNNHERNNLEKGSCEERDCQKSNCEHFNSVVVNLTREKSGNKYRINYHTDKHDSCLVHHLNERIERFKDNFTIDYKRVHIHDLLESSEKESNNRTYESNRTNISRSANVSSNIGLGTSTNTVNGQKKLLEYCVNGYNEYSSGENHGDDGKCSKNEVEEDEFINSKDSCLMGYFGFFNYEYKYETIKNIYGKKYEHVRSDSEEGSYPVSVFILPQNFIALNMPKNSVYLISLLPEEQSFKSYLSSLPNDHNINEMEEKLTMTELQNGLSTSSKRSPCDYHSCFHQHYRYSYEDIKNYNDQWIYGTSYKIRHIVKNLMDEKSGYKEWKGKENKDKDHNAIVKDVKLSKFTFTSSLSKEMYIENIKACKEYIEKGHSYELCLTTKFKGSFCTKSELTALNLLDLYKYMRTVNKVSYSCYIHYDRTIVRNEERGMNDEPTKKIVNDKLKFTILCFSPEEFLRKNKDSIMFSKPIKGTIERGKTEEDDNILKDKLFNDKKERSENLMIVDLTTNDFNRICERDTVKVVKLFHIETYTFLHQMVSKITGKIKHDKTFADAIINIFPGGSMTGSPKFISMSILQNIENTPRGIYSGSIGFISIQGNFIFNIVIRTAIIKNDNISIGAGGAITIKSDEKEEYNEMLLKFMSIARPISYYLKERHSAEVEYRL